One region of Quercus lobata isolate SW786 chromosome 2, ValleyOak3.0 Primary Assembly, whole genome shotgun sequence genomic DNA includes:
- the LOC115971042 gene encoding uncharacterized protein LOC115971042, protein MKEEEGRRNAAVDAFHVAEKSIQELKKKLQKEEKERKYTVASLESAKKQAESQRLLLHTTEGNLGSSKTQIATLKKKLEEAKKAKGITEKALEEAEKAKDEAKQHGYDIGVAETEDTLKAEVPAICRTCCAQTWEEALNQAGVEASSMLRRAESVYYPPAIRLVSSSNSKANPASSETAEAKGSPTITPPAANTSFEGGEQAEDMTKARDANQGADLAPAVPEDFLKEKENSQSMELVLATLAIPPKVDPKDKAQVPTTAANTQPPKDVKEKLVIKMKK, encoded by the coding sequence ATGAAGGAGGAAGAAGGGAGGCGTAATGCTGCTGTGGACGCCTTTCATGTGGCCGAGAAGAGTATCCAGGAGCTTAAGAAAAAGTTGCaaaaggaggagaaagagagaaagtacACGGTGGCATCCCTGGAGAGTGCTAAAAAACAAGCTGAAAGTCAGAGGTTGCTGCTGCATACTACTGAGGGCAACCTGGGCTCTTCCAAAACTCAGATTGccacattaaaaaagaaattggaagAGGCCAAGAAGGCCAAAGGTATCACCGAGAAAGCTCTAGAGGAGGCAGAGAAAGCCAAAGATGAAGCAAAGCAACATGGCTATGACATAGGCGTGGCTGAGACTGAGGACACCCTTAAGGCTGAGGTCCCTGCCATTTGCAGAACTTGCTGCGCCCAGACATGGGAAGAAGCCCTCAACCAGGCTGGGGTTGAGGCCTCTTCCATGCTCAGGAGGGCAGAAAGTGTCTACTACCCGCCGGCCATACGCCTTGTGAGCTCTTCAAATTCTAAGGCCAACCCGGCGTCCTCGGAAACAGCTGAAGCCAAAGGAAGTCCAACCATAACCCCTCCTGCAGCTAACACTTCTTTTGAGGGTGGAGAGCAGGCCGAGGACATGACAAAAGCTAGGGATGCCAACCAAGGCGCTGACTTAGCTCCAGCTGTTCCAGAGGATTTcctcaaagaaaaagaaaattcccaGAGTATGGAGCTGGTATTGGCAACCCTTGCCATACCTCCAAAAGTGGACCCTAAGGATAAGGCTCAAGTACCCACCACAGCAGCAAATACCCAGCCTCCCAAAGATGTGAaggaaaaacttgtaataaagatgaaaaaatgA
- the LOC115976663 gene encoding L-aspartate oxidase, chloroplastic — MTTCIPAGSGNLHCSVAPCRGQDYRKTSWVSGVAFNRCIQKELLWSCGVSKFLQTQRCNYSKSPFSENWKSLRTVTSSCLREGSTKYFDFAVIGSGVAGLRYALEVARHGSVAVITKAEPHESNTNYAQGGVSAVLCPSDSVESHMHDTIVAGAYLCDEETVRIVCTEGPDRIRELIAMGASFDHGEDGNLHLTREGGHSHHRIVHAADMTGREIERALLEAIVYDPNIHVFEHHFAIDLLTCQDGSDTVCLGVDTMNTETQEVIRFISKVTLLASGGVGHIYPSTTNPLVATGDGMAIAHRAQAVISNMEFVQFHPTALADEGLPVKPSKSRENAFLITEAVRGDGGILYNLSMERFMPSYDERAELAPRDVVARSIDDQLKKRNEKYVLLDISHKPRKKILSRFPNIAAECLQYGLDITCQPIPVVPAAHYMCGGVRAGLQGETNVRGLYVAGEVACTGLHGANRLASNSLLEALVFARRAVQPSIDHMKSSKHDLGTSNWWSRPVVPFSLGSEAMDKILLMTRKVRRELQSIMWECVGIIRSTTRLQFAEQKIGELEAKWEEYLFQQGWEPTMVGLEACEMRNLFCCAKLVVSSALARHESRGLHYTIDFPNLEESKRLPTVILPGSSVKGTWSSRQLHKQPL; from the exons ATGACAACTTGTATACCTGCTGGAAGTGGCAACTTGCATTGTAGTGTGGCACCATGCAGGGGACAAGATTATAGAAAAACTTCTTGGGTTTCCGGTGTAGCATTCAACCGATGCATACAGAAAGAGCTCTTGTG GTCATGTGGAGTATCAAAGTTCTTGCAGACCCAAAGATGTAATTATTCCAAATCTCCATTTAGTGAGAACTGGAAGTCTCTTAGAACTGTCACTTCATCGTGCTTGAGAGAGGGTTCCACgaagtattttgattttgctgtCATTGGCAGTGGAGTTGCTGGCCTTCGCTATGCTCTTGAAGTTGCAAGGCATGGGTCTGTTGCTGTGATTACAAAGGCTGAGCCTCATGAGAGCAACACAAACTATGCTCAGGGTGGAGTTAGTGCTGTGCTATGCCCTTCGGACTCAGTGGAGAGTCACATGCATGACACCATTGTAGCAGGGGCTTATCTATGTGATGAGGAGACTGTCAGG ATTGTTTGTACAGAAGGACCTGACAGAATTAGAGAACTAATTGCAATGGGTGCCTCATTTGATCATGGGGAGGATGGAAACTTGCATCTAACAAGGGAGGGGGGACACTCTCATCACAGAATTGTTCATGCTGCTGATATGACCGGAAGGGAAATTGAGCGGGCTTTATTGGAGGCAATTGTTTATGATCCAAATATTCATGTGTTCGAACACCATTTTGCAATTGATTTGCTAACTTGCCAG GATGGTTCTGACACAGTATGTCTTGGTGTTGACACAATGAATACTGAAACACAAGAG GTTATAAGGTTTATTTCAAAGGTGACTTTACTTGCATCAGGTGGGGTTGGACATATCTATCCATCAACTACAAATCCTCTG GTAGCTACCGGAGATGGAATGGCCATAGCCCATCGGGCCCAAGCTGTGATTTCCAATATGGA ATTTGTTCAGTTCCACCCAACTGCCTTAGCTGATGAAGGCCTTCCTGTCAAACCAAGCAAGTCTCGAGAGAATGCGTTTCTCATCACTGAAGCTGTTAGGGGTGATGGAGGCATTCTGTATAATTTAAGCATGGAAAGGTTCATGCCCTCGTATGATGAGAGGGCAGAGCTTGCTCCCAGGGATGTTGTGGCAAGAAGTATAGATGACCAGCTTAAAAAGCGTAATGAGAAGTACGTGCTCCTTGATATAAGTCACAAGCCTAGGAAAAAGATTCTCTCACGTTTCCCCAACATTGCTGCTGAGTGCCTACAGTATGGCCTGGACATAACCTGCCAGCCAATTCCAGTGGTTCCTGCTGCCCATTACATGTGTGGGGGTGTCCGTGCTGGGCTCCAGGGGGAGACAAACGTGCGGGGCTTGTATGTGGCAGGTGAGGTTGCATGCACAGGTTTGCATGGAGCAAATAGGCTTGCTAGCAACTCATTGCTTGAAGCACTGGTATTTGCAAGAAGAGCTGTTCAGCCCTCAATTGATCACATGAAGAGCTCTAAACATGACCTCGGTACTTCAAATTGGTGGTCTAGACCGGTTGTTCCTTTTTCACTTGGGAGTGAAGCTATggacaaaattttattaatgacaAGGAAAGTAAGGAGGGAATTGCAATCAATCATGTGGGAATGCGTGGGAATTATTCGGTCCACAACAAGGCTGCAATTTGCAGAGCAAAAGATTGGTGAGTTGGAGGCCAAATGGGAGGAATACTTGTTCCAACAAGGGTGGGAGCCAACAATGGTGGGGCTTGAGGCTTGTGAAATGAGGAACCTCTTCTGTTGTGCAAAGCTGGTGGTGAGCAGTGCCCTTGCTAGGCATGAAAGCCGTGGACTTCACTACACGATTGATTTTCCTAATCTGGAGGAAAGTAAGAGGCTGCCAACAGTGATTTTACCTGGTTCATCAGTAAAGGGTACATGGAGTTCACGACAACTACACAAGCAGCCCCTATAG